In a single window of the Diachasmimorpha longicaudata isolate KC_UGA_2023 chromosome 16, iyDiaLong2, whole genome shotgun sequence genome:
- the Para gene encoding sodium channel protein para isoform X7 — protein MSDDYSSLSEERSLFRPFTRESLAAIETRIAEELAKQKELEAKRAQGEGGYGRKKKKKETRYDDEDEDEGPQPDPMFEQGAPIPVRLHNEFPPELASTPLEDIDTFYHNQRTFVVISKGKDIFRFSATDALWFLDPFNPIRRVAIYILVHPLFSLFIITTILVNCILMIMPTTPTIESTEVLFTGIYTFESAVKVMARGFILQPFTYLRDAWNWLDFVVIALAYVTMGIDLGNLAALRTFRVLRALKTVAIVPGLKTIVGAVIESVKNLRDVIILTMFSLSVFALMGLQIYMGVLTQKCIKNFPEDGSWGNLTGENWERFNKNSTNWYVDDNGNMPLCGNSSGAGMCAPGYICLQGYGGNPNYGYTSFDTFGWALLSAFRLMTQDYWENLYQLVLRSAGPWHMLFFIVIIFLGSFYLVNLILAIVAMSYDELQKKAEEEEAAEEEAIREAEEAALARENKIAAQAAAREAAAAQAAADAIVKSPSDFSCHSYELFVGQEKGNDDNNKERMSIRSVESISEYRVRPINNNHSAAAKVRKVSAASLSLPGSPFNLRRGSRGSHQFTIRNGRGRFVGSSGGDRKPLVLSTYLDAQEHLPYADDSNAVTPMSEENGTIVIPVHYPSLGSRHSSYTSHASRLSYTSHGDLLSGIANAGKQMTKESRLRSRSARQGNGHTPEPMQNQKLQHHHDVEMEDPLGKNKQQDNPFIESSQPHAVVDMKDVMVLNDIIEQAAGRQSRASEQGVSTYYFPTDDDEEGPTLKEKLISGFFQGIDMFCDWKCCGPWIKFQDFVAMIVFDPFVELFITLCIVVNTLFMALDHHNMDPEMERILKSGNYFFTATFGIEAAMKLIAMSPKFYFQEGWNIFDFIIVALSLLELGLEGVQGLSVLRSFRLLRVFKLAKSWPTLNLLISIMGRTVGALGNLTFVLCIIIFIFAVMGMQLFGKNYTDNVDRFPDGDLPRWNFTDFMHSFMIVFRVLCGEWIESMWDCMLVGDVSCIPFFLATVVIGNLVVLNLFLALLLSNFGSSNLSAPTADNDTNKITEAIDRIARFIAWVKRNVRNVFKMMRAKFTNQISDQAPGEGPSNSWKEVVLYYFSTMKNGNPDGLEIMCKCADGIDRDCSRDLADGELDGYRDKKSAKEFNNQLEVAIGDGMEFTIHGDLRNKLRRDRLSINNTKAIENSINHRDYRLDHDYITHHDEDTISNKSYGSHENRFNSERSHKGSVDSLDGEEKKDASKEDLEGDDLEDDGENGEDEELEEEGDIVIQADEDIIEGDGDYPHDCCPDHCYKRFPFLAGDDDAPFWQGWANLRLKTFQLIENKYFETAVITMILLSSMALALEDVHLQARPILQDILYYMDRIFTVIFFLEMLIKWLALGFAKYFTNAWCWLDFIIVMVSLINFVASLCGAGGIQAFKTMRTLRALRPLRAMSRMQGMRVVVNALVQAIPSIFNVLLVCLIFWLIFAIMGVQLFAGKYYKCVDMNKTTLSHEIIPDRNACIAENYTWENSPMNFDHVGKAYLCLFQVATFKGWIQIMNDAIDSRDLGKQPIRETNIYMYLYFVFFIIFGSFFTLNLFIGVIIDNFNEQKKKAGGSLEMFMTEDQKKYYNAMKKMGSKKPLKAIPRPRWRPQAIVFEIVTDKKFDMIIMLFIGLNMLTMTLDHYQQTDTFSNVLDYLNMIFIVIFTSECLMKIFALRYHYFKEPWNLFDFVVVILSILGLVLSDIIEKYFVSPTLLRVVRVAKVGRVLRLVKGAKGIRTLLFALAMSLPALFNICLLLFLVMFIFAIFGMSFFMHVKDKSGLDDVYNFKTFGQSMILLFQMSTSAGWDGVLDGIINEEDCLQPNNEIGYPGNCGSSTIGIAYLLSYLVISFLIVINMYIAVILENYSQATEDVQEGLTDDDYDMYYEIWQQFDPDGTQYIRYDQLSDFLDVLEPPLQIHKPNKYKIVSMDIPICKGDLMFCVDILDALTKDFFARKGNPIEETGELAEVQTRPGEVGYEPVSSTLWRQREEYCARLIQNAWRKHKQNRLGGPSEESDDPDTDPRVRQTAVLVESDGFVTKNGHRVVIHSRSPSVTSRTADV, from the exons ATGTCCGACGATTATTCCTCCTTATCAGAAGAACGAAGTTTGTTCCGTCCGTTCACGCGGGAATCCCTGGCTGCTATCGAGACTCGCATTGCCGAAGAACTTGCCAAGCAGAAGGAGCTTGAAGCTAAAAGAGCACAAGGCGAG GGTGGTTATGGAcggaagaaaaagaaaaaagaa ACCCGTTATGACGACGAAGACGAGGATGAGGGTCCACAGCCAGATCCGATGTTTGAACAAGGGGCGCCAATTCCAGTCCGACTGCACAACGAATTTCCCCCTGAGCTGGCCTCCACGCCCCTTGAAGACATCGATACCTTTTATCATAATCAAAGG ACGTTCGTGGTCATCAGCAAGGGGAAGGACATATTCAGATTCTCGGCGACGGATGCGCTATGGTTCCTCGATCCATTCAATCCAATACGACGGGTGGCCATTTATATCCTGGTCCACCCGCTCTTTTCCCTATTCATCATCACCACTATTTTGGTTAACTGCATACTCATGATTATGCCAACCACGCCCACCATCGAGTCAACCGa AGTGTTATTTACGGGCATCTACACATTTGAGTCCGCCGTTAAGGTGATGGCGAGGGGTTTCATTCTGCAGCCTTTTACCTATCTTAGAGATGCATGGAATTGGCTCGACTTCGTAGTTATAGCTTTAGC TTATGTGACGATGGGCATAGATCTAGGCAACCTTGCCGCTCTCAGGACATTTCGAGTCCTCCGAGCCTTGAAGACTGTCGCTATTGTACCAG GTCTCAAAACCATTGTCGGCGCTGTGATAGAGTCAGTTAAAAATCTGCGCGATGTGATAATCTTAACAATGTTCTCCCTGTCCGTCTTTGCGTTGATGGGCCTCCAGATTTACATGGGGGTTTTGACGCAAAAGTGTATAAAGAATTTTCCGGAGGACGGATCCTGGGGCAATCTTACCGGTGAAAATTGGGAGagattcaacaaaaattcaa CAAATTGGTACGTCGATGACAATGGGAACATGCCGTTATGTGGAAATTCCTCCGGTGCAGG aaTGTGTGCACCCGGTTATATATGTTTGCAAGGATACGGTGGTAATCCAAACTACGGATACACGAGTTTCGATACATTTGGCTGGGCCCTCTTGTCTGCCTTTCGGTTGATGACTCAGGATTACTGGGAGAATCTCTATCAACTTGTATTGAGATCAGCTGGACCATGGCACATGCTGTTCTTCATTGTTATCATATTCCTTGGTTCATTCTATCTAGTGAATTTGATTCTCGCTATTGTCGCCATGTCGTACGATGAGTTGCAGAAAAAAGCAGAAGAGGAAGAGGCAGCTGAAGAAGAAGCCATAAGA GAAGCCGAGGAGGCGGCATTGGCACGAGAGAACAAGATAGCGGCGCAGGCTGCCGCAAGAGAAGCTGCAGCTGCTCAAGCTGCTGCTGATGCCATTGTCAAGTCACCATCGGACTTTTCGTGCCACAGTTACGAACTATTTGTTGGCCAGGAGAAGGGTAATGATGACAACAATAAGGAGAGAATGAGCATACGCTCGGTGGAATCAATAAGCGAATATCGAGTCAGGCCCATCAACAACAATCACAGCGCCGCAGCCAAAGTTCGTAAAGTCAGCGCT GCAAGCCTTAGCCTGCCAGGCTCACCATTCAATCTCCGAAGAGGTAGTCGTGGAAGCCATCAATTTACCATTCGCAATGGCCGGGGTAGATTCGTTGGTTCATCTGGTGGCGATAGAAAGCCACTTGTACTGTCTACATACCTAGATGCCCAAGAACACTTGCCTTATGCAGACGATTCAAATGCTGTCACACCAATGTCCGAGGAAAATGGAACGATCGTTATACCGGTCCATTATCCAAGTCTTGGATCACGTCATTCGTCCTATACGTCACATGCCTCAAGATTATCATATACGTCCCATGGCGATCTGTTGAGCGGTATCGCCAATGCTGGTAAacaaatgaccaaggagagCAGACTTCGGAGTAGATCTGCTAGACAGGGCAATGGTCACACACCCGAGCCAATGCAGAATCAGAAGCTACAGCATCATCAT GATGTGGAAATGGAAGATCCATTGGGTAAGAACAAACAGCAAGACAACCCATTTATCGAGTCTTCTCAGCCACACGCCGTTGTCGACATGAAAG ATGTTATGGTCCTGAATGATATTATTGAACAAGCCGCTGGGCGGCAGAGCAGAGCATCAGAACAAGGAG TTTCCACTTATTACTTTCCGACAGACGACGACGAAGAAGGTCCAACATTGAAGGAGAAATTGATATCAGGGTTTTTCCAAGGAATCGATATGTTTTGTGACTGGAAGTGCTGTGGGCCATGGATCAAATTTCAGGATTTTGTTGCAATGATTGTCTTCGATCCATTTGTAGAATTGTTCATTACACTGTGCATCGTAGTTAATACTCTGTTCATGGCACTTGATCACCATAATATGGATCCGGAGATGGAGAGAATACTTAAATCTGGAAATTAC ttttttaccGCAACATTTGGCATCGAAGCTGCCATGAAACTTATTGCTATGAgtccaaaattttatttccaagagggatggaatatttttgattttattatcGTTGCACTTTCGCTACTGGAGTTGGGCCTCGAGGGAGTTCAAGGACTTTCTGTACTGCGTTCATTCAGATTG TTGAGAGTGTTCAAATTAGCTAAATCATGGCCAACGCTAAATCTGTTGATATCAATCATGGGAAGAACTGTGGGTGCATTGGGTAACCTGACATTTGTGCTGTGCattattatattcatatttgcCGTTATGGGAATGCAATtgtttggtaaaaattatacGGACAATGTTGATCGATTTCCCGACGGAGATTTACCGAGATGGAATTTCACGGATTTCATGCACTCATTTATGATCGTATTTCGAGTGTTGTGCGGTGAGTGGATCGAGTCCATGTGGGATTGTATGCTGGTTGGTGATGTCTCCTGTATTCCGTTCTTTTTGGCTACTGTCGTCATCGGAAATTTGGTC GTCCTCAATCTCTTCTTGGCGTTGCTCTTGAGCAACTTCGGTTCATCGAATCTGTCAGCACCAACTGCCGACAATGACACGAATAAAATAACCGAGGCAATTGACAGGATAGCACGTTTTATAGCATGGGTCAAACGTAACGTACGGAATGTGTTCAAAATGATGCGGGCCAAATTCACCAATCAGATATCCGATCAGGCGCCAGGTGAGGGACCGTCCAACAGTTGGAAAGAAG TTGTCCTATATTATTTTTCGACCATGAAAAATGGTAACCCGGATGGGTTAGAGATCATGTGTAAATGCGCAGATGGAATTGATCGTGACTGCAGTCGGGATCTTGCTGATGGTGAACTGGATGGATACAGAGATAAGAAAAGTGCTAAAGAGTTCAATAATCAGCTGGAAGTTGCTATTGGCGATGGAATGGAATTTACGATACAcg GAGAtctgagaaataaattaaGAAGGGACAGGCTGAGCATTAACAACACGAAAGCTATCGAGAACTCGATAAACCACCGGGATTACCGACTCGATCATGATTATATTACTCACCACGATGAGGATACGATCAG CAACAAATCATACGGCAGCCATGAAAATCGCTTCAACAGTGAGAGAAGTCACAAAGGAAGTGTGGATTCTCTGGACGGAGAGGAGAAGAAGGACGCCAGCAAGGAAGATCTCGAGGGTGATG ACCTAGAAGACGATGGTGAGAACGGCGAAGACGAAGAGCTGGAGGAGGAGGGTGACATCGTCATCCAGGCTGACGAAGACATAATCGAGGGCGATGGAGACTACCCCCACGATTGCTGTCCCGATCACTGCTACAAGAGGTTTCCATTCCTCGCTGGCGATGACGACGCACCCTTCTGGCAGGGCTGGGCCAATCTTCGTCTCAAAACATTTCAGCTCATTGAGAACAAGTACTTCGAAACAGCTGTTATCACAATGATTTTGCTTAGCAGTATGGCATTG GCTCTCGAGGATGTTCATCTGCAAGCAAGACCAATTCTTCAAGACATTCTGTACTACATGGACCGTATCTTCACTGTCATATTCTTCCTGGAGATGTTGATCAAGTGGTTGGCGCTTGGATTCGCCAAGTACTTCACAAACGCCTGGTGTTGGCTTGATTTCATCATCGTAATG GTGTCGCTCATTAACTTCGTAGCGTCGCTATGTGGCGCGGGCGGAATTCAAGCCTTCAAAACAATGAGGACCCTAAGGGCCCTAAGGCCACTCAGGGCGATGTCTAGAATGCAGGGGATGCGG GTGGTGGTGAACGCCCTGGTCCAGGCTATCCCGTCCATCTTCAACGTACTCCTTGTCTGCCTGATATTCTGGCTGATTTTTGCCATCATGGGAGTACAGCTGTTTGCTGGAAAGTATTACAAG TGTGTCGACATGAATAAAACAACTCTCAGTCATGAAATCATTCCCGATCGTAACGCATGTATCGCCGAGAACTACACCTGGGAAAATTCACCAATGAATTTCGATCATGTTGGGAAAGCTTACTTGTGTCTATTTCAAGTCGCTACCTTCAAAGGGTGGATTCAAATAATGAATGATGCTATTGACTCCCGAGAC CTTGGAAAACAACCGATCCGCGAGACAAACATTTACATGTATCTCTACTTTGTATTCTTCATTATATTCGGATCATTTTTTACCCTGAATCTGTTTATCGGAGTCATCATTGATAACTTCAATGAGCAAAAGAAAAAAGCCGGTGGTTCCCTAGAAATGTTCATGACTGAGGATCAGAAGAAGTACTACAATgctatgaaaaaaatgggaagtAAAAAACCTCTCAAGGCTATACCACGGCCAAGG tggCGACCTCAAGCGATAGTGTTTGAAATAGTGACGGACAAAAAGTTCGATATGATAATCATGTTGTTCATTGGTCTCAACATGCTGACCATGACACTAGATCACTATCAACAGACAGATACATTCAGCAATGTGCTTGATTACTTGAACATGATATTCATTGTGATATTCACCAGCGAGTGTTTGATGAAGATATTTGCTCTACGCTATCACTACTTCAAGGAGCCCTGGAATCTCTTTGATTTTGTTGTtgttatattatcaatattag GATTGGTGCTGAGTGACATTATTGAAAAGTACTTTGTATCACCGACACTCCTCCGAGTGGTGAGAGTGGCCAAAGTGGGTCGTGTACTACGTCTTGTCAAGGGTGCTAAGGGCATAAGGACACTACTGTTTGCCCTTGCCATGTCTCTGCCAGCTCTATTCAACATTTGCCTCCTGCTTTTCCTTGTTATGTTTATCTTTGCCATATTTGGAATGTCATTCTTCATGCACGTTAAGGATAAAAGTGGTCTTGATGACGTGTATAATTTCAAAACTTTTGGACAGTCGATGATACTGCTGTTTCAA ATGTCGACATCGGCCGGTTGGGATGGCGTGCTAGACGGTATAATAAACGAAGAGGATTGCCTACAGCCGAATAATGAAATTGGCTATCCTGGCAATTGTGGCTCCTCAACAATTGGAATTGCATACCTGCTATCGTATCTCGTCATCAGCTTCCTAATCGTCATCAACATGTATATCGCAGTGATATTAGAGAATTACTCACAAGCGACCGAAGATGTTCAGGAGGGATTGACCGATGATGACTACGATATGTACTATGAAATATGGCAGCAATTCGATCCAGATGGTACACAGTACATTAGATACGACCAGCTCTCCGATTTCTTGGATGTACTTGAGCCACCCTTGCAAATACACAAACCGAACAAGTACAAGATCGTGTCGATGGATATCCCCATATGTAAGGGAGATCTTATGTTTTGCGTGGATATCCTCGATGCCCTCACCAAAGACTTTTTCGCTAGAAAGGGTAATCCTATTGAGGAAACTGGAGAGTTGGCCGAAGTACAGACACGACCTGGTGAAGTTGGTTATGAGCCAGTATCATCGACACTatggagacagagggaggaaTATTGTGCAAGATTAATTCAAAATGCCTGGCGTAAGCACAAGCAAAATCGTCTTGGTGGACCAAGTGAGGAGAGCGATGATCCTGATACTGATCCAAGGGTCAGGCAAACAGCTGTACTCGTTGAGAGTGATGGTTTTGTTACTAAAAATGGACATCGTGTTGTTATACACAGCCGTTCACCAAGTGTAACATCACGCACTGCGGACGTCTGA